The following proteins are co-located in the Triticum aestivum cultivar Chinese Spring chromosome 1A, IWGSC CS RefSeq v2.1, whole genome shotgun sequence genome:
- the LOC123062666 gene encoding uncharacterized protein, translating into MSWLTRSIAATLSGEPDPDSDASESEASSAGRPAAEGSSPRDPEDEEPEEPITPSRGVKDDISELTETLTRRLWGVASFLAPPPPPPEPESSSPRAAPAEADDGEGGDVDVDGDGIAGIRSDLAEIGGRVRSGISMLQSNLAVAEISKIASSLLPFGEEEPDEGEPVAGGTEEVLVFVKHISTRPETWLDFPLFISERYADDFELSNAQYVHALSMEHLVPSLSDLKVQICSTDMSEACFWKIYFVLLHSKLNKQDAELLSTPQILEAREELLQSLQAKNKRGSETTRESSENANESSAPAEEKVIEPSIIQDKEVSISEVRSFEEPTSDITPEIEAEKFPVSTTEVEIIDKSVIEEELLSVKDKIRAPLVQSRLHADTDEDEVDEWPDDDSTEEPEAVAAASNRASLGREEDVSFSDLEDDDDDDGGNKGSGK; encoded by the exons ATGTCGTGGCTCACGCGCTCCATCGCGGCCACGCTCTCCGGCGAGCCCGACCCCGACTCCGACGCCTCCGAATCCGAGGCCTCCTCCGCCGGCAGGCCGGCCGCGGAGGGGTCCTCGCCGCGCGATCCCGAGGACGAGGAGCCCGAGGAGCCCATCACCCCGAGCCGCGGCGTCAAGGACGACATCTCCGAGCTCACCGAGACCCTCACCCGCCGCCTGTGGGGCGTGGCGTCCTTcctcgccccaccgccgcccccgccggagcCGGAGTCCTCGTCCCCGCGCGCCGCGCCCGCGGAGGCGGACGACGGAGAGGGGGGCGATGTGGACGTGGACGGGGACGGGATCGCGGGGATCCGGAGCGATCTGGCGGAGATCGGGGGCAGGGTGAGGAGCGGCATCTCCATGCTGCAGAGCAACCTGGCCGTGGCAGAGATCTCCAAGATCGCGTCCTCGCTCCTGCCGTTCGGGGAGGAGGAGCCCGACGAAGGGGAGCCCGTCGCCGGCGGGACCGAGGAGGTGCTGGTCTTCGTGAAGCACATCTCGACGCGGCCTGAGACGTGGCTCGATTTCCCCCTCTTCATCAGCGAGCGTTATGCAGACG ATTTTGAACTGTCGAATGCTCAGTATGTGCATGCACTATCCATGGAACACCTTGTGCCAAGCTTATCAGATTTAAAGGTTCAGATTTGCTCCACTGATATGAGTGAAGCATGTTTCTGGAAGATATATTTTGTGCTTCTGCACTCAAAACTGAACAAACAAGATGCCGAACTTCTTTCAACACCACAG ATCCTAGAAGCAAGGGAGGAGCTGCTGCAAAGCTTACAGGCTAAGAATAAGCGAGGATCTGAAACTACCAGAGAATCATCAGAGAATGCGAATGAATCCTCTGCCCCAGCTGAAGAGAAGGTGATAGAACCTTCAATCATCCAAGACAAAGAAGTCTCCATATCAGAGGTCCGTTCGTTTGAAGAACCCACCTCCGACATCACGCCAGAAATCGAGGCCGAGAAGTTCCCAGTGTCAACCACCGAAGTGGAAATCATCGACAAGTCAGTGATCGAAGAAGAGCTGTTGTCAGTGAAAGATAAAATCAGGGCCCCACTCGTCCAGTCCAGACTCCACGCCGACACCGATGAAGACGAAGTGGACGAATGGCCTGACGATGACTCAACCGAGGAGCCCGAGGCGGTAGCGGCAGCAAGCAACAGGGCTTCGCTGGGGCGGGAGGAGGACGTGTCGTTCAGCGACctggaagacgacgacgacgacgacggcggcaatAAAGGGTCGGGCAAGTAG
- the LOC123062658 gene encoding probable xyloglucan glycosyltransferase 7 — protein sequence MAPSFWGREARLSDGGGGTPVVVKMENPNWSISEMEQEPVPGSPAGLAAGKAGRGKNARQITWVLLLKAHRAAGRLTGAASAALAVAAAARRRVAAGRTDGDAAPGESTALRARFYGCLRVFVVLSMLLLAVEVAAYLQGWHLQMPQMPEMPGQLAMDGLLAVDGLAAAAYAGWMRVRLQYIAPPLQFLTNSCVVLFMIQSVDRLVLCLGCLWIKLRGIKPVPIAADKDDVEAGDEDFPMVLVQMPMCNEREVYQQSIGAICALDWPRSNFLVQVLDDSDDATTSALIKEEVEKWQREGVRIVYRHRVIRDGYKAGNLKSAMNCSYVKDYEYVVIFDADFQPQADFLKRAMPHFKGKDDVGLVQARWSFVNNDENLLTRLQNINLCFHFEVEQQVNGAFLNFFGFNGTAGVWRIKALEDSGGWMERTTVEDMDIAVRAHLKGWKFLYLNDVECQCELPESYEAYRKQQHRWHSGPMQLFRLCFVDIIKSKIGFWKKCNLIFLFFLLRKLILPFYSFTLFCVILPMTMFVPEAELPAWVVCYIPATMSIMSILPSPKSFPFIVPYLLFENTMSVTKFNAMISGLFQLGSAYEWVVTKKSGRSSEGDLVALVEKHTAQQQQRVGSAPDLAGLAAKDSSLPKKDAPKKKQKHNRIYRKELALSFLLLTAAARSVLSAQGIHFYFLLFQGVSFLVMGLDLIGEQVE from the exons ATGGCGCCGTCGTTCTGGGGGAGGGAGGCGAGGCTGAGCGACGGGGGCGGCGGGACGCCGGTGGTGGTCAAGATGGAGAACCCCAACTGGTCGATCTCCGAGATGGAGCAGGAGCCGGTGCCGGGGTCGCCGGCGGGGCTGGCGGCCGGCAAGGCCGGGCGCGGCAAGAACGCGCGCCAGATCACCTGGGTGCTGCTCCTCAAGGCGCACCGCGCGGCGGGGCGCCTCACGGGCGCGGCCTCCGCggcgctcgccgtcgccgccgccgcgcgccggcgggtggcggcgggccGGACGGACGGCGACGCCGCGCCCGGGGAGAGCACGGCCCTGCGCGCGCGCTTCTACGGCTGCCTCAGGGTCTTCGTCGTGCTCTCCATGCTGCTGCTCGCCGTCGAGGTGGCCGCCTACCTCCAGGGCTGGCACCTCCAGATGCCCCAGATGCCCGAGATGCCGGGCCAGCTCGCGATGGACGGCCTCCTCGCCGTCGAcgggctcgccgccgccgcctacgccgGCTGGATGCGCGTCCGCCTCCAGTACATCGCGCCGCCGCTGCAGTTCCTCACCAACTCCTGCGTCGTGCTCTTCATGATCCAGAGCGTCGACCGCCTCGTCCTCTGCCTCGGCTGCCTCTGGATCAAGCTCCGGGGCATCAAGCCCGTGCCCATCGCCGCCGACAAGGACGACGTcgaggccggcgacgaggacttCCCCATGGTCCTCGTGCAGATGCCCATGTGCAACGAGCGAGAG GTCTACCAGCAATCCATTGGCGCAATTTGCGCTCTCGATTGGCCAAGGTCAAACTTCTTGGTGCAGGTGCTGGACGACTCCGATGATGCTACCACCTCGGCGCTCATCAAGGAGGAGGTTGAGAAATGGCAGCGGGAGGGCGTGCGGATAGTGTACAGGCACCGGGTGATCAGGGACGGATACAAGGCTGGAAACCTCAAATCAGCAATGAACTGCAGTTATGTGAAAGACTATGAATATGTTGTCATCTTCGATGCCGATTTCCAGCCACAGGCGGATTTCCTCAAGCGCGCCATGCCCCATTTCAAG GGGAAGGACGATGTTGGGTTGGTTCAGGCGAGATGGTCGTTCGTGAACAACGATGAGAACCTGTTGACCAGATTACAGAACATAAACCTGTGCTTCCACTTCGAGGTGGAGCAGCAGGTGAATGGAGCGTTTCTCAACTTCTTCGGGTTCAATGGGACTGCCGGAGTGTGGAGAATCAAGGCTCTTGAGGACTCCGGTGGCTGGATGGAGAGGACAACGGTGGAGGACATGGACATTGCCGTCCGGGCACATCTCAAGGGATGGAAGTTCCTCTACCTGAATGATGTTGAG TGCCAATGCGAGTTGCCAGAATCATATGAGGCATACAGAAAGCAGCAGCACAGGTGGCACTCAGGCCCCATGCAGCTGTTTAGACTCTGCTTTGTGGACATTATAAAATCCAAG ATTGGATTCTGGAAGAAGTGCAACCTGATATTCCTATTCTTCCTCCTCCGCAAGCTCATCCTGCCCTTCTACTCATTCACCCTCTTCTGCGTCATCCTCCCCATGACAATGTTCGTCCCCGAGGCCGAGCTTCCCGCATGGGTGGTATGCTACATTCCAGCGACAATGTCCATCATGAGCATCCTGCCATCCCCAAAGTCCTTCCCGTTCATCGTCCCGTACCTCCTCTTCGAGAACACCATGTCGGTGACCAAGTTCAACGCCATGATCTCCGGCCTGTTCCAGCTCGGGAGCGCCTACGAGTGGGTGGTGACCAAGAAGTCGGGCCGCTCCTCCGAGGGCGACCTCGTGGCGCTCGTCGAGAAGCACACCGCACAGCAGCAGCAGAGGGTCGGGTCGGCGCCGGACCTCGCCGGGCTGGCGGCCAAGGACTCGTCGCTCCCCAAAAAGGAcgcccccaagaagaagcagaagcacaACAGGATCTACCGGAAGGAGCTGGCGCTGTCGTTCCTCCTGCTGACGGCGGCGGCTCGCAGCGTGCTGTCGGCGCAGGGCATCCACTTCTACTTCCTCCTGTTCCAGGGCGTCTCCTTCCTCGTGATGGGCCTCGACCTGATCGGCGAGCAAGTGGAGTGA